A stretch of Arthrobacter sp. NEB 688 DNA encodes these proteins:
- a CDS encoding glycine C-acetyltransferase: MYGAVKDQLQATLQEIEDAGLTKREREITTPQSAHVGTTAGESLNFCANNYLGLADHEDVVGASKAALDTWGFGMASVRFICGTQTQHTELERRLSDFLGTEATILYSSCFDANGGVFEVLFGAEDAIVSDELNHASIIDGVRLSKAARYRYKNADMADLRTQLVAAREAGARRVCVVTDGVFSMDGSYAPLDEICDLAEEFEAMVLVDDSHAVGFVGQHGGGTPELFGVRDRVDILTGTLGKALGGASGGYVASHREVVELLRQRSRPYLFSNSVAPAVVAGSIAALDLVASSDDARETLRRNASLFRELMDEAGFDLLPGSHPIVPVMFPGEDGARQATQIADHMLANGVYVIAFSFPVVPRGKARIRVQLSAAHSEADVRRCVEAFVAGRDAVA; encoded by the coding sequence GTGTACGGCGCAGTCAAGGACCAGCTGCAGGCGACGCTGCAGGAGATCGAGGACGCCGGCCTCACCAAGCGCGAGCGCGAGATCACGACGCCGCAGTCGGCGCACGTCGGGACGACGGCGGGGGAGTCGCTCAACTTCTGCGCCAACAACTACCTCGGCCTGGCCGACCACGAGGACGTCGTCGGCGCCTCCAAGGCCGCGCTCGACACCTGGGGCTTCGGGATGGCCTCGGTCCGCTTCATCTGCGGCACCCAGACCCAGCACACCGAGCTCGAGCGTCGGCTGTCGGACTTCCTCGGCACCGAGGCGACGATCCTCTACAGCTCGTGCTTCGACGCCAACGGCGGTGTCTTCGAGGTGCTCTTCGGGGCCGAGGACGCCATCGTCTCCGACGAGCTCAACCACGCCTCGATCATCGACGGCGTGCGCCTGTCCAAGGCCGCGCGCTACCGGTACAAGAACGCCGACATGGCCGACCTGCGCACGCAGCTCGTCGCGGCCCGCGAGGCCGGGGCCCGCCGGGTCTGCGTCGTCACCGACGGCGTCTTCTCGATGGACGGCTCCTACGCCCCGCTCGACGAGATCTGCGACCTCGCCGAGGAGTTCGAGGCGATGGTGCTCGTCGACGACAGCCACGCCGTGGGCTTCGTCGGGCAGCACGGCGGGGGCACGCCCGAGCTGTTCGGGGTGCGCGACCGCGTCGACATCCTCACCGGCACGCTCGGCAAGGCGCTGGGCGGCGCGTCCGGCGGCTACGTCGCGAGCCACCGCGAGGTCGTCGAGCTGCTGCGCCAGCGCTCGCGGCCGTACCTGTTCTCCAACTCGGTGGCGCCCGCCGTCGTCGCGGGGTCGATCGCCGCGCTCGACCTCGTCGCGTCCTCCGACGACGCGCGGGAGACGCTGCGCCGCAACGCATCCCTCTTCCGCGAGCTGATGGACGAGGCCGGCTTCGACCTGCTGCCGGGCAGCCACCCGATCGTCCCCGTGATGTTCCCGGGCGAGGACGGCGCGCGCCAGGCCACGCAGATCGCCGACCACATGCTCGCCAACGGCGTCTACGTCATCGCCTTCAGCTTCCCGGTCGTCCCCCGGGGGAAGGCGCGCATCCGCGTCCAGCTCTCGGCGGCGCACTCGGAGGCCGACGTGCGGCGCTGTGTCGAGGCCTTCGTGGCCGGGCGCGACGCGGTCGCCTGA